From the genome of Triticum aestivum cultivar Chinese Spring chromosome 3B, IWGSC CS RefSeq v2.1, whole genome shotgun sequence, one region includes:
- the LOC123064242 gene encoding protein MOTHER of FT and TFL1 homolog 2 translates to MSRCVDPLVVGRVIGEVVDLFVPSVAMAVAYGARDLSNGCHVKPSLAADQPLVGISGRRNDLYTLVMTDPDAPSPSEPTMREYLHWIVVNIPGGTDATKGEVVVPYMGPRPPVGIHRYVLVLFEQKTRFPYVAEAPPEERAFAGNHELGLPVAVVYFNSQKEPSGHRRR, encoded by the exons ATGTCCCGTTGCGTGGATCCGCTGGTGGTGGGGCGGGTGATCGGCGAGGTGGTGGACTTGTTCGTGCCGTCGGTGGCCATGGCTGTGGCCTACGGCGCCAGGGACCTCAGCAACGGCTGCCACGTCAAGCCCTCCCTGGCCGCCGACCAGCCGCTCGTCGGCATCTCCGGCCGCCGCAACGACCTCTACACCCTC GTGATGACGGACCCTGACGCGCCTAGCCCTAGCGAGCCCACCATGAGGGAGTACCTCCACTG GATAGTGGTTAACATACCGGGTGGAACAGATGCAACTAAAG GTGAGGTGGTGGTGCCATACATGGGGCCGCGGCCGCCGGTGGGCATCCACCGCTACGTGCTGGTGCTGTTCGAGCAGAAGACGCGCTTCCCCTACGTCGCGGAGGCGCCGCCGGAGGAGCGCGCCTTCGCCGGCAACCACGAGCTCGGCCTCCCCGTCGCCGTCGTCTACTTCAACTCCCAGAAGGAGCCGTCCGGGCACCGCCGGCGCTGA